In the genome of Massilia sp. PAMC28688, one region contains:
- a CDS encoding dihydroorotase, protein MKLHIKNGRVIDPANGIDKVQDLFIADGKIASTGTAPAGFAADQTLDAGGLVVAPGLVDLSARLREPGYEYKATLKSELQAAMQGGVTSLVCQPDTDPVLDEPGLVEMLKHRANKLNQARVYPLGALTTGLKGAALTEMAELTEAGCIGFSQAEVPVLDTSVLLRALQYAKTFDYTVWIRPQDPHIGKGGIAHSGPLASRLGLSGVPVMSETIALHTLFELVRATGARVHLCRMSSAAGLELVRAAKKEGLPVSCDVGAHHVHMTDADIGFFDSNARVTPPFRSQRDRDAIRAGLLDGTVDAICSDHTPVDDDEKLLPFGEASPGATGLELLLSLALKWSDDYAGADLPRALAKVTVDAARVAGLPGGTLSIGAAADVIVFDPQARWKVEAAALASQGKHTPFLGYELAGQVRTTIVGGRVAFSRQS, encoded by the coding sequence ATGAAACTACATATCAAGAACGGGCGCGTGATCGACCCGGCCAATGGCATCGACAAGGTGCAGGACCTGTTTATCGCCGATGGCAAGATCGCTTCCACCGGCACCGCGCCGGCAGGCTTTGCCGCCGACCAGACCCTCGACGCCGGCGGCCTGGTGGTGGCCCCCGGCCTGGTGGACCTGTCGGCCCGCCTGCGCGAGCCGGGCTACGAATACAAGGCCACGCTCAAGTCGGAACTGCAGGCGGCCATGCAGGGCGGCGTCACCTCGCTGGTATGCCAGCCCGACACCGACCCGGTGCTCGATGAGCCGGGCCTGGTCGAAATGCTCAAGCACCGCGCCAACAAGCTCAATCAGGCGCGCGTGTATCCGCTCGGCGCGCTCACCACGGGGCTCAAGGGCGCGGCGCTGACGGAAATGGCGGAGCTGACGGAAGCGGGCTGCATCGGCTTTTCGCAGGCGGAAGTACCGGTGCTCGACACCTCGGTGCTGCTGCGCGCCCTGCAGTATGCCAAGACCTTTGACTACACGGTCTGGATTCGCCCGCAGGACCCGCATATCGGCAAGGGCGGCATCGCGCACTCGGGACCCCTGGCCTCGCGCCTGGGATTGTCGGGCGTGCCGGTGATGTCCGAGACCATCGCCCTGCACACGCTGTTTGAGCTGGTGCGCGCCACCGGCGCCCGGGTCCACCTGTGCCGCATGTCGTCGGCGGCCGGGCTGGAGCTGGTGCGGGCGGCCAAGAAGGAGGGTCTGCCGGTCAGCTGCGACGTCGGCGCCCACCACGTTCACATGACCGATGCCGACATCGGCTTCTTCGATTCCAACGCGCGCGTCACGCCGCCGTTTCGCAGCCAGCGCGACCGCGATGCGATCCGCGCCGGCCTGCTGGACGGGACCGTGGACGCGATCTGCTCGGACCACACGCCGGTGGACGACGATGAAAAGCTGCTGCCATTCGGGGAAGCGTCGCCCGGCGCCACTGGCCTGGAACTGCTGCTGTCGCTGGCCCTCAAGTGGAGCGACGATTACGCCGGTGCCGACCTGCCACGGGCCCTGGCCAAGGTCACGGTGGATGCCGCGCGCGTGGCTGGCCTGCCGGGCGGCACGCTGTCCATCGGCGCGGCCGCCGACGTGATCGTATTTGATCCGCAGGCGCGCTGGAAGGTCGAGGCAGCGGCACTGGCCAGCCAGGGCAAGCACACCCCGTTTCTCGGCTACGAACTGGCCGGCCAGGTCAGGACAACCATCGTCGGAGGACGGGTGGCCTTTTCGCGCCAGTCATGA